In Plasmodium vinckei vinckei genome assembly, chromosome: PVVCY_13, a single genomic region encodes these proteins:
- a CDS encoding cytochrome c1 precursor, putative encodes MAGGGALNNLFPGYKDKLWLKLPYRLRLHLIKSWNNEFEKNIYKAQKKNNRIKNLNYYILDRFKPNDNYRNSHTDYKRQICRGTLEEGCDFFLPDKKSQDRLKNHLQPYTEEESEERKKYKYLNLKYYLLFALGFSIVHNNMQSRPVAWCMDYEPPHTPHYPFWFKSMFHSHDIPSVRRGFEVYRQICATCHSMEQLQFRSLVNEVYPEKRVKQIAASYDIEDGPDDKGEMFTRPGILTDSFPKPYPNEEAARYANGGASPPDLSVITTARHNGPDYIFSLLTCYRDPPEGVVLRQGLYYNTYFPGGSISMPPPLQDDMIEYEDGTPCNVSQMAKDVVNFLTWAAEPTHDERKLTGLKLVSGAFVAMVLMTVWQRFFWTVYATRRIDFGKIKYL; translated from the coding sequence TGAATTTGAgaagaatatatacaaagcccaaaaaaaaaataacagaataaaaaatctgaattattatatattggaTAGATTTAAGCCAAATGACAACTACAGAAATAGTCACACCGATTATAAGAGACAAATATGTAGAGGGACATTAGAAGAAGGAtgtgatttttttttaccagATAAAAAAAGCCAAGATAGattaaaaaatcatttaCAGCCATATACTGAAGAAGAAAGtgaagaaagaaaaaaatataaatatttaaatttaaaatattatttattatttgcttTGGGTTTTTCAATAGTGCATAACAATATGCAATCAAGGCCCGTTGCTTGGTGTATGGATTATGAGCCACCACACACACCACATTATCCATTTTGGTTTAAGTCCATGTTTCATTCACATGATATACCAAGTGTACGACGAGGGTTTGAAGTATATAGACAAATATGTGCTACATGCCATTCAATGGAACAACTACAATTCCGTAGTTTAGTTAATGAAGTATATCCAGAAAAAAGAGTAAAACAAATTGCAGCATCATATGATATAGAAGATGGGCCAGATGATAAAGGTGAAATGTTTACAAGACCTGGTATTTTAACAGATTCTTTTCCAAAACCATATCCAAATGAAGAAGCTGCAAGATATGCAAATGGAGGTGCATCACCACCAGATTTATCTGTTATAACAACAGCAAGACATAATGGTCCagattatatattttctttattgaCTTGTTATCGTGACCCACCCGAAGGTGTCGTATTAAGACAAggtttatattataatacttATTTCCCCGGAGGATCAATATCTATGCCCCCTCCTCTTCAAGATGACATGATTGAATATGAAGATGGGACTCCTTGTAATGTTTCTCAAATGGCAAAAGAtgttgtaaattttttaacatgGGCAGCTGAACCAACTCATGATGAGAGAAAATTAACTGGTCTTAAATTAGTAAGTGGGGCTTTTGTTGCAATGGTATTAATGACTGTTTGGCAAAGATTTTTCTGGACTGTTTATGCAACTAGAAGAATTGATTttggaaaaattaaatatttataa